The Propionispora hippei DSM 15287 genome includes the window ACGCTGGTTACTTTTTTGTTGCCTCATAGCAGTTCATGTGTAATACGTATAAAAGGTGTCCGCCGTTACCAACAGCGGACACCTTTTATACGTAATGTTTGCTTTTTCATAGTAATGCTAACCCCTTTATCATCTTTCGGTGACAGTATTTTATCTCATGCTATTCTATTGGCGCGGGCAGGTGCTCCACTAAACTTGCCCAAGTCCCCCATCAACGGTAATTTCACCGCCAGTTACGTAGGAGGAATCGGCAGAAGCAAGGTAAAGGACGGCTTTAGCGACTTCTTCCGGCTGGCCCCAGCGTTTCATTGGAACGCTGGCTTGGGTGTATCCCTGATTTTGTGTAAACTCCAAATAGCATAAAAAAGAGCAATATTTTTTAAGAGGGCAAAACAGTCAGATAGGCTGATTGCCCCTCTGTTAGCATTATACGAAAACTAGCCCGGCTGTCAAGCTAGTCCAG containing:
- a CDS encoding SDR family oxidoreductase, which gives rise to MEFTQNQGYTQASVPMKRWGQPEEVAKAVLYLASADSSYVTGGEITVDGGLGQV